In the Chitinophagaceae bacterium genome, one interval contains:
- a CDS encoding alpha/beta hydrolase, with product MAPSDLEAPQYTFPATGFAPIPVEKIHFKTIVVASADDPWVSLERAEYFASYWGSDSSISVMPGTSIPPRA from the coding sequence CTGGCTCCCAGCGACCTGGAAGCGCCTCAATATACTTTTCCCGCAACAGGCTTTGCCCCTATCCCGGTGGAGAAGATCCATTTCAAGACCATCGTGGTTGCCAGTGCAGATGATCCCTGGGTCTCATTGGAACGGGCTGAATATTTTGCGTCTTACTGGGGCAGCGATTCATCAATATCGGTAATGCCGGGCACATCAATACCGCCTCGGGCATAA
- a CDS encoding FKBP-type peptidyl-prolyl cis-trans isomerase has protein sequence MRYFLILFSSYWFLSCSSQNRLTTSHSDDGYITTETGLKYKILKNGNGQKAKVGQEVLIRETTSYLDGTVLYSNENSGNPVKVLIGGNQATNAVDEGLRGMQEGEIRYLIAKPGLVKRRSYPPNVSPDSTLTIKLYYADFMTARQTGLT, from the coding sequence ATGCGGTATTTTTTAATTCTATTCAGTTCCTATTGGTTTTTAAGTTGCTCCAGTCAAAATAGACTGACAACATCACATTCAGACGACGGCTATATAACCACCGAAACAGGACTTAAATATAAAATTCTTAAAAATGGTAATGGCCAAAAAGCAAAGGTTGGACAGGAAGTTTTGATTCGTGAGACAACCTCGTATTTAGACGGTACGGTATTATATTCAAACGAAAATTCAGGTAATCCTGTGAAAGTATTGATTGGTGGGAATCAAGCAACAAATGCTGTTGACGAAGGACTAAGGGGAATGCAGGAAGGAGAAATACGTTATCTTATTGCAAAGCCTGGTCTGGTAAAGCGCAGATCATACCCGCCAAATGTGTCTCCTGACTCGACTTTGACAATAAAATTATATTACGCAGATTTTATGACTGCCAGGCAAACAGGCCTAACATAG
- a CDS encoding DUF2200 domain-containing protein: MNNSSTTNQRIAKMSFASVYPMYLAKVEKKGRTKEELQQVIEWLTGFNYRKLQELIKENVSFEIFFKHASLNPNVHLITGVICGYRVEEIEDPLTQQVRYLDKLVDELAKGRKMEKILRGS, encoded by the coding sequence ATGAACAATTCCAGCACAACCAACCAGCGTATCGCAAAAATGAGCTTCGCCTCGGTCTATCCCATGTATCTCGCAAAAGTGGAGAAGAAGGGCAGAACAAAGGAAGAATTGCAGCAGGTAATAGAGTGGTTAACTGGTTTCAATTACAGGAAACTGCAGGAACTGATAAAAGAAAATGTAAGTTTTGAAATATTCTTCAAACATGCTTCGCTAAACCCCAATGTACACCTCATCACCGGGGTGATCTGCGGGTATCGTGTGGAGGAAATTGAGGATCCTTTGACGCAGCAGGTCAGGTACCTGGATAAGTTAGTGGATGAGTTGGCCAAGGGCAGGAAGATGGAGAAGATCCTGCGTGGCTCGTAG
- a CDS encoding GNAT family N-acetyltransferase — translation MDSIKIKEISSAQIEEYKMFLAIGLQSDEETLLITPRDNLNAPFPTKDRTDSFTLGAYAKNVLAGVASFARDGEDREKLRHKGILFTMYVSKEFRGQGIARQLLEEIIKRAKTIPGIEQINLIVLTGNLRAKQLYEKFGFEKYGTEQNSIKWNGNYFAEDQMVLRLT, via the coding sequence ATGGACAGCATAAAAATAAAAGAAATTTCATCCGCACAAATTGAGGAGTACAAAATGTTCTTAGCTATCGGACTTCAAAGTGATGAGGAAACCCTCCTTATTACACCCAGGGATAACCTGAACGCACCATTTCCCACAAAGGACAGAACTGACAGCTTTACTCTTGGAGCCTATGCAAAAAATGTTTTAGCCGGCGTAGCAAGTTTTGCCCGTGACGGAGAGGATAGAGAAAAATTACGGCACAAGGGAATCTTGTTCACAATGTATGTTTCAAAAGAATTTCGTGGACAAGGAATTGCAAGACAATTACTTGAGGAGATCATTAAACGGGCAAAAACCATCCCGGGTATTGAACAAATTAATTTGATTGTACTAACCGGTAATTTAAGGGCAAAACAACTTTATGAAAAATTTGGTTTTGAAAAATATGGGACTGAGCAGAATTCAATAAAATGGAATGGTAACTATTTTGCAGAAGACCAAATGGTGCTACGGCTTACGTAG
- the purE gene encoding 5-(carboxyamino)imidazole ribonucleotide mutase, which translates to MAKQTTNLKHQTSNIKPLSVGPLVAIVMGSESDLEIMNGAAEMLRQFEVEPELTIVSAHRTPERLRDYAQQAKDRGVKVIIAGAGGAAHLPGMIAANTILPVIGVPVKSSNSIDGWDSMLSIVQMPYGVPVATVALNGAKNAGILAAQILALHDTSIAGKLEAFKEYQDDIVMESVKNVKTLGFRNEFD; encoded by the coding sequence ATGGCCAAACAAACAACAAACCTCAAACATCAAACATCAAACATCAAACCTTTATCCGTCGGCCCCCTCGTAGCCATCGTGATGGGAAGCGAAAGCGACCTGGAGATCATGAACGGTGCTGCCGAGATGCTGCGCCAGTTTGAAGTGGAGCCGGAACTTACCATTGTATCGGCCCACCGCACACCCGAGCGCCTGCGGGACTATGCACAGCAGGCAAAGGACAGGGGTGTGAAAGTTATCATAGCCGGCGCCGGAGGCGCCGCACACCTGCCTGGTATGATCGCTGCGAATACCATACTGCCCGTGATCGGCGTACCCGTTAAATCCTCCAACAGCATCGACGGCTGGGATTCCATGCTCTCCATTGTACAAATGCCTTATGGCGTACCCGTGGCTACCGTTGCCCTCAACGGCGCCAAAAATGCAGGCATCCTTGCCGCACAGATACTGGCCCTGCACGACACGTCCATTGCCGGTAAACTGGAAGCCTTCAAAGAATACCAGGACGATATTGTGATGGAGAGCGTGAAGAATGTGAAGACACTCGGCTTCCGGAATGAGTTTGACTGA
- a CDS encoding four helix bundle protein, with protein sequence MATITKFEDLEVWQLARALSKEIYSLTFIEPLKSDYRLRDQIRGSSGSVMDNIAEGFERASKLEFINSLSYSKGEIGELKSQLYRCVDNKYLSQEVFNTLYQKADILAKKIYAFITYLNTSKTKGQKFKNRV encoded by the coding sequence ATGGCTACCATTACAAAATTTGAGGATCTGGAAGTATGGCAACTTGCAAGAGCATTATCTAAAGAGATATATTCACTAACTTTTATTGAACCATTAAAAAGCGATTACCGGCTTAGGGACCAGATCCGGGGAAGTTCAGGCTCTGTTATGGACAATATTGCAGAAGGATTCGAAAGAGCAAGCAAACTGGAGTTTATTAATTCCCTCAGCTATTCAAAAGGAGAGATTGGCGAGTTGAAATCGCAACTATACAGGTGTGTTGACAATAAGTATTTAAGCCAGGAAGTATTCAACACGTTGTATCAAAAGGCAGATATCCTCGCAAAGAAGATCTATGCATTTATCACTTACCTTAACACTTCGAAAACCAAAGGGCAAAAATTTAAAAACAGGGTCTGA
- a CDS encoding TolC family protein, with the protein MKNRFKITVLYLFILLGYLPAFSQEKLSVEQAITAALENNFDIQLLRNDSSSYALDNSYARAAFLPRLNATGGLVFNNNNQKQKLADGSKRESKAIRSNNLSGSVQLNWTLFDGFKMFATKDKLAEFVKLGELNIRNQMVTTVADVINNYYNIVRQKQLLKAIEEQMSINEERVKVAEKRLSVGLGAKPELLQGKVDLNAQKAARLKQQTLIEQLKEQLNQLMNVVLNTRYEVSDSITFSNDIILGDLLGVVEKTNPLLQLTKKNIDIGRLTLKERKAERYPILTFNSAYNYSKTDNKTVINPFTPLYSRNNGFNYGIGISIPILNGFNTRRQIQQAQLDIDYLDITYRNQKAQIDLSITNAYKDYELQKKTLALEEENIVLAKENVYIALERLRLGISTYLELRETQKSLELAYDRLIAARYNTKLAETELLKLKGDLVR; encoded by the coding sequence ATGAAGAATCGCTTTAAAATAACGGTCCTGTATCTTTTTATCCTCCTGGGATACCTGCCGGCATTTTCACAGGAGAAATTATCGGTGGAACAGGCCATCACGGCAGCACTGGAAAATAATTTCGACATCCAATTGCTGCGCAACGACTCCAGTTCTTATGCACTGGATAATTCCTATGCCCGTGCCGCCTTCTTACCAAGGCTGAATGCTACGGGCGGACTGGTATTCAATAACAATAACCAGAAACAAAAACTGGCGGATGGTTCAAAGCGGGAAAGCAAGGCCATCCGTTCCAACAACCTCTCCGGCTCGGTGCAGCTTAACTGGACCCTGTTCGATGGGTTTAAGATGTTTGCCACAAAAGATAAACTGGCCGAGTTCGTGAAACTGGGTGAACTGAACATCCGGAACCAGATGGTTACCACCGTTGCCGATGTGATCAACAACTATTACAACATCGTTCGCCAGAAACAACTGCTGAAAGCCATTGAAGAGCAGATGAGCATCAATGAAGAACGGGTGAAAGTGGCGGAGAAAAGATTGAGCGTGGGCCTGGGCGCCAAACCGGAATTATTACAGGGCAAGGTTGACCTGAATGCACAAAAAGCGGCCAGGCTGAAACAGCAGACCCTGATCGAACAGTTGAAAGAACAACTGAACCAGCTGATGAACGTGGTACTGAATACCCGGTACGAAGTGTCTGATTCCATCACCTTTTCAAACGACATCATCCTGGGCGACCTGCTGGGCGTTGTGGAAAAGACCAACCCGCTGTTACAACTCACCAAAAAGAATATCGACATCGGCAGGCTTACGCTGAAAGAAAGAAAAGCAGAGCGCTATCCCATCCTTACGTTCAACTCGGCATACAATTATTCCAAGACCGATAACAAGACGGTGATCAATCCCTTCACCCCGCTCTACAGCCGCAACAACGGGTTCAACTACGGCATCGGCATCAGCATCCCGATCCTGAACGGCTTCAATACCCGCCGCCAGATACAGCAGGCGCAACTGGATATTGATTACCTCGACATCACATACCGGAATCAAAAAGCACAAATAGACCTGAGCATCACCAATGCCTATAAGGATTATGAGCTGCAAAAGAAAACCCTGGCGCTGGAAGAAGAGAACATCGTGCTGGCAAAAGAGAATGTGTACATCGCATTGGAAAGATTGCGGCTCGGCATCTCCACCTATCTTGAATTAAGGGAAACACAGAAAAGCCTGGAACTGGCCTACGACAGGCTGATCGCTGCACGGTATAATACAAAACTAGCCGAAACGGAGTTGCTGAAGCTGAAAGGTGATCTGGTCAGATAA